TCATCGGCCAACGTCTCGATCAGCGGCTTGTCGCTCTCGCCACCCATCGGGTAATCCACCGATGATACCCGTTCATTGAGCCCCATCATCTTCTTGACCGTCGCCACCGGCTTATCGAGGAAGTCAGCAATTTCCTCGGCGGTGGCCTCGTGGTCGAGTTTCTGGGTCAGCTCACGGGCCGCACGCAGATAGATGTTGAGTTCCTTGACCACGTGAATGGGCAGTCGAATGGTACGCGTCTGATTCATCAGCGCACGCTCGATGGTCTGACGAATCCACCAGGTTGCATAGGTAGAGAAGCGAAATCCACGCTCGGGGTCGAATTTCTCCACGGCGCGAATGAGACCAAGGTTGCCCTCCTCGATCAGGTCAAGCAGCGACAGCCCCCTGTTCAGGTAGCGCCTGGCGATCTTGACCACCAGGCGGAGATTGGACTCGATCATCCGCGAGCGCCCGGCAGGGGCGCCGGCCTGGGCGAGGCGACCAAAGTGCACTTCTTCCTCGGGACTCAGCAGCGGCGAGAAACCGAT
Above is a window of Halomonas sp. I5-271120 DNA encoding:
- the rpoS gene encoding RNA polymerase sigma factor RpoS encodes the protein MSMLERDIQDVEIEDVETTGGDEVEEAQEKDERAFEKALNREENTYHHSLDATQIYLNEIGFSPLLSPEEEVHFGRLAQAGAPAGRSRMIESNLRLVVKIARRYLNRGLSLLDLIEEGNLGLIRAVEKFDPERGFRFSTYATWWIRQTIERALMNQTRTIRLPIHVVKELNIYLRAARELTQKLDHEATAEEIADFLDKPVATVKKMMGLNERVSSVDYPMGGESDKPLIETLADDNDHGPESSLVDGDVKQHVDDWLAELTEKQMEVVVRRFGLRGHEAATLEEVGEEIGLTRERVRQIQVEALKKLRRVLEKQGLSLDAIFE